Genomic DNA from bacterium:
TGCCCAACTCGGTGATCGCCAACGCCAAGATCATCAACGAGACCGGCGGCCCCTGGGAAAAAGAGCGAGTCCGGGTACGGGTCGGGGCCGGATACGGTTGCGACGTCGCCCACGTGCGCTCGGTCCTGGACCGAATCGCCGCCGAGAACCAGTACGTCGCCGAGCACCCAGAGCCCCGAGTAAGGCTCAGGGCTCTGGGTGATTCCGCGCTCGAGTTCGAGCTGCTGTGCTGGATCGACGAACCGGTTCTGCGCGGCCGCACGCTGGATGCGCTGTACGAAACGGTCTACAACCGATTCCGAGAAGAGGGTATCGAGATCCCGTTCCCGAAGCGCGACGTCTACCTGCACAATTCGGCGCCGACCGCCGAGTGACGATCTATCCGTCCGAGGCTGCCGGTACGATGCCGAGAAGCTCGACGTCGAAAACCAGGGTCGAGTTCGGCCCGATCTGCGGCGGCCGCCCCTGCTCTCCGTAGGCGAGGGCGGAAGGAATCCACAATCGCCACTTGGAGCCGACCTTCATCAAGGGAAGCGCTTCGATCCAGCCCGGGATCACACCCCCGAGCTGGAACTCGACCGGCTCGCCACGATCGTAGGAGCTGTCAAAGACGTTGCCGTCGACGAGGCGGCCCTCGTAGTGGACGCGAACCTGGTCCGCGGCCGCAGGGCTTCCACCCTCGCCCTCGGTCAGCACCTTGTACTGCAGACCCGAAGCGGTCGTGGTGACATTGTCCGCGCCGGCGTTCGAAGCCAGCAGAGCCTCACCGGCAGCCCGATTCTCTTCGGCCATGGCTGCGAACTTCGCCTGCTGCTCCTGTTGCACCTTGGTCTGGAGTGCCTGCATCGTCTCGTTCATCTCTTGATCGCTGAGCAGGGTCTCACCTCCGCCAACAGCGTCGCGAACACCTCGGGACAGCAGATCCACGTTGACGCTCACTCCCTGGGCAACCAGACTGCGTCCCAGGTTCAGGCCGATGGCGTAGCTGGCTCGATCTTCGAGCGACTCCGGCTTCTCCGCCTGAGCGAATGCCAGGCCTGCACCGCTCACGGCGAGCAAACAGAATACGGTCAGCGATTTCATGATTCCTCCGAAGTTTGAGTTGTGCGCCGGAAGCGGCGCGGGCCTATCGCGGAACGTATCCCCGCAAGGCCCTGACTTCGGCTCCCGGGCTCGCGACTCGTACCTCGACGGTACGAAACGCCTTATCTTCGCTGGGTGCCGGTTGATATGCCAGAAAATACTTGGATCTGAGGTCCTTTTGAATCGTGCCGTAGATCGCGTCGAGCTCGTCCACCGAGTCGATCAGAAACGCCCGGCCACCGGTTTCTTCGGCCAGACGAACCAGCTCCGCCTTGCCCCGACGTGACATGCCCTTCTCTACCCCCACGGTATAGACCGTAACACCGCTGTTGAGGGCAAACGCTCTCGCCTCATCGAAGGTGGCCTTGCTGCGGCGATCCTCACCGTCTGACAGAACCAGCAGGGCGCGCTGGCCCTTGAGGCCGCGGAAGTTGTAAAGGGCAAAGAGAATGCTGTCGTAGAGGGCAGTTCCCTGCCCGGCTTTGATCCCGGCCAGGGCTCCGGTGAGCTGGAAGAGATCGCTGGTGAAGCCGGCCGCGAGGCGCGGCCGATCCGCGAACGTAATCACAGACGCCCGATCCTGTGACCGAATCGCCTCCTCGAAAAAGCGAACCGCGGCATCGCGCACCTGAGTCATCCGCTCGGCCATCGACGCCGAGGTGTCGATCAACAGACCGGCGTAGATCGGCAGGTCCTCGAGATGCTCGAAGCGCAGGATCTCCTGCTCCTCGCCGTTATCCAGAACGCGAAATTGGTCGCGCTCGAGATCGGCGAGCGGCCGACCGCGGCCGTCGAGCACCGAGGCGAATACCTCGACCATGCGTACGTCGATGTTTTCCAGATAGTCCGCGCCATTCAGAACCGCCAGGTCTTCGGTCGAATTGCCGTCGTCCAGAAACGCCACTGCCCGCACGACCACGAGATCCTCATGGGGCAACGGGATCGTGGTCTTGAACGGCTCTTGAAAAAGCGTCGCGATCTTCTGATCGCCTCTGTGAAACTCGACCCGCTCAAGAACGCTGCCCTGGGGGGTCTGCACCTGGACTCGAGCCTCGACCGAGCCTGTGTGTCGAGACCCCCACCGCGGCTCGATCAGGCTGACACCAAACGAGTACTCGCCGGGATTGAGCAAAAGCTCGTCCGCGGCGATCTCGCGCCCCGCCGCGTCCAACACCACGGCGCGCACCGACATCGTCTCGGGGAGCGAGCCTAGGTCCAGCTCGACGCTGTAGGGAGGCCGGGTTTTGGTCAGGACCGGTCGATCCTCCAGAAAAAACCTGACCTTGGCGATCTCGGTACCCTCGACGCTTGCCGAGAACCGGGCGTAACCGCGCTGTAGGTCCTTGCCCTCGGCCACCAGGACAATGGAAGCTTCGTGGACCCGCTCCTCGCCTTCGTCGGCGCCCTCGCCGGCGCTCGCCCCGGCTGCAACGACCAGCCCCTCCGATCGCAAGACCGGCACGTCCAGCTGCCGTTCGATGCGGCCTACGGCTCCGCCGTGCAGATCCTCGATTTTGAGGATCAGCCGGTAACTACCGGGGCGCAGCCAGCGCTCGAACAACAGCGGCAGCTGCCCATCGACGAGCTCGACCTCGGGCACGTCGAACAGATACTTGAACGAATCGAAAAGCTCGTCCTCGCGGAGAACCTCTCCGATCAGCGAGAAGTTGTAGCTCCGACGCCCTGCGAGTTCGACCACCTGTGCGGTCTCCCCGGGCACCCGGACCGATCCACGCACGATCACTCGCTGCTGGTGCAATCCGGGAAAATCCAGGAATAGCTCGGCCTCGAGCGGTTTGCTCTCCGAATCGGCGTCGGTCGAAAACGCCCGGAAGGTCGCCAGCCATTCGGGATCCGAGTTCGACGCGCTGGTGGCAGACCTGATCGTCGCCTCGCCGGTCTGCTCGAAGCTTCGGAGTGTCACCAGCAGGCGCTCGACCTCTTCGGCCGAGCCAATGCATTTTTCGCGTACCAACTCGCCG
This window encodes:
- a CDS encoding FKBP-type peptidyl-prolyl cis-trans isomerase, with amino-acid sequence MKSLTVFCLLAVSGAGLAFAQAEKPESLEDRASYAIGLNLGRSLVAQGVSVNVDLLSRGVRDAVGGGETLLSDQEMNETMQALQTKVQQEQQAKFAAMAEENRAAGEALLASNAGADNVTTTASGLQYKVLTEGEGGSPAAADQVRVHYEGRLVDGNVFDSSYDRGEPVEFQLGGVIPGWIEALPLMKVGSKWRLWIPSALAYGEQGRPPQIGPNSTLVFDVELLGIVPAASDG
- a CDS encoding VWA domain-containing protein, with translation MSGDLWVRKIWAGSRSGRSSAICALAVILAAVMLASAPSQARSKKTDLKERYQRWLEDVELILLQKERKAFLALEKDYQRDAFIQRFWKSRDPDPETPDNRFKGQYLERLEEARERYKIGDERAEVFVLNGEPTSVEDTDCGLILWPLQIWRYSYSENTRGSLTLVFHERGWSGTYRLWHPNDGYDVLVQAVTTMSFGELVREKCIGSAEEVERLLVTLRSFEQTGEATIRSATSASNSDPEWLATFRAFSTDADSESKPLEAELFLDFPGLHQQRVIVRGSVRVPGETAQVVELAGRRSYNFSLIGEVLREDELFDSFKYLFDVPEVELVDGQLPLLFERWLRPGSYRLILKIEDLHGGAVGRIERQLDVPVLRSEGLVVAAGASAGEGADEGEERVHEASIVLVAEGKDLQRGYARFSASVEGTEIAKVRFFLEDRPVLTKTRPPYSVELDLGSLPETMSVRAVVLDAAGREIAADELLLNPGEYSFGVSLIEPRWGSRHTGSVEARVQVQTPQGSVLERVEFHRGDQKIATLFQEPFKTTIPLPHEDLVVVRAVAFLDDGNSTEDLAVLNGADYLENIDVRMVEVFASVLDGRGRPLADLERDQFRVLDNGEEQEILRFEHLEDLPIYAGLLIDTSASMAERMTQVRDAAVRFFEEAIRSQDRASVITFADRPRLAAGFTSDLFQLTGALAGIKAGQGTALYDSILFALYNFRGLKGQRALLVLSDGEDRRSKATFDEARAFALNSGVTVYTVGVEKGMSRRGKAELVRLAEETGGRAFLIDSVDELDAIYGTIQKDLRSKYFLAYQPAPSEDKAFRTVEVRVASPGAEVRALRGYVPR